A stretch of the Elephas maximus indicus isolate mEleMax1 chromosome 3, mEleMax1 primary haplotype, whole genome shotgun sequence genome encodes the following:
- the KLF17 gene encoding Krueppel-like factor 17, protein MYQAYTFFATEQSVSLLDISPSPGCSGVYSSWNHSPPDIQHFPQGTELAKTPLVSAEAPRQNAGELGPQFTMSLPEHGVSYCPQATLMASQMIYCQGASPSQPEMMIFNRSQMIPSGESSVPGVSLTFSGNISMPSNGPPVSTPNAIPVSHIRAPTMPYSGTPAVPSNTASLTNRMLLAPTMSSTEAQAMLPSLTQILPPRGPYNFGIPPSTSSSLLDLESQDSLMSYPDSQEDPFLPEQPIPAPQRAQQSSRAQEEAPSRRSPVSRPYHCHYESCGKAYTKRSHLVNHQRKHTGERPYRCQWEGCHWTFSRSDELRRHMRIHTKYRPHKCDQCGRRFMRSDHLKQHQRIHVWVPGSPNLQANNEQKDDPPAPGL, encoded by the exons ATGTACCAGGCTTATACCTTCTTT GCTACTGAGCAATCAGTGTCCCTTTTGGATATATCTCCATCTCCCGGATGCAGTGGAGTGTACAGCTCTTGGAATCACAGCCCACCAGACATTCAACATTTTCCACAGGGCACAGAGCTGGCAAAGACCCCCTTGGTGTCTGCTGAGGCACCCAGGCAGAATGCGGGTGAATTGGGACCACAGTTCACTATGTCATTGCCTGAGCATGGTGTGAGCTACTGCCCCCAAGCGACGCTTATGGCTTCTCAGATGATTTATTGTCAGGGAGCATCTCCCTCCCAGCCAGAGATGATGATTTTCAATAGGTCCCAGATGATACCCTCAGGAGAGTCCAGTGTTCCAGGGGTATCCTTGACCTTCAGTGGGAATATAAGTATGCCCTCCAATGGGCCACCAGTCTCCACTCCTAATGCAATCCCAGTGTCCCACATTAGGGCTCCAACAATGCCTTATTCGGGGACCCCAGCAGTACCTTCTAACACAGCCTCTTTAACCAATAGAATGTTATTGGCCCCAACCATGTCTTCTACTGAGGCCCAGGCAATGCTCCCCTCTTTGACTCAGATATTGCCCCCCAGAGGCCCCTACAACTTTGGGATTCCTCCATCTACATCCTCATCATTGCTGGATTTAGAATCCCAAGACTCTCTTATGAGCTATCCAGACTCCCAGGAAGATCCCTTCCTACCTGAGCAGCCCATACCTGCTCCACAGAGAGCACAGCAGAGCTCCAGGGCCCAGGAAGAGGCACCCAGTAGGAGATCTCCAGTTTCAAGGCCCTACCACTGCCATTATGAGAGCTGTGGAAAAGCTTATACCAAGCGCTCCCACCTTGTGAATCATCAACGCAAACACACAG GTGAAAGGCCCTACAGATGCCAGTGGGAAGGCTGTCATTGGACTTTCTCCCGTTCTGATGAGCTTCGACGACATATGCGGATACATACCAAATATCGACCACATAAATGTGACCAGTGTGGCCGACGGTTCATGAGATCTGACCATCTCAAGCAACACCAAAGGATTCATGTGTGGGTGCCTGGATCCCCAAACCTGCAGGCCAACAATGAACAGAAGGATGATCCTCCTGCTCCTGGTCTTTAG